In Humulus lupulus chromosome 7, drHumLupu1.1, whole genome shotgun sequence, the following are encoded in one genomic region:
- the LOC133790448 gene encoding chaperonin-like RbcX protein 2, chloroplastic → MVGALSLVGSSVVDSHACPCLCVDALPTTNLNFKSVGDLGRKHTIKAAAGSSSSLELNSSFIDSGHDRRRLSVMKSVPGIVSRSYRNQRKSNRRRKVVVNELGGQYEDTFEDVKVQILNYFTYKAVRTVMNQLYEMNPTQYRWFYDFVVTNKPGDGKRFLRTLGKERHELAERVMVTRLHLYGKWVKKCDHAEIYKEISDQNLELMRERLIETVIWPSDDTNTEKIG, encoded by the exons ATGGTGGGGGCTTTATCCTTGGTGGGTTCATCGGTTGTGGACTCGCATGCTTGTCCATGCTTGTGCGTCGATGCTCTGCCTACGACGAACTTGAATTTCAAAAGCGTTGGAGACTTGGGAAGGAAGCATACCATCAAGGCGGCTGCTGGGTCGTCTTCCTCCTTGGAGTTGAACAGTTCGTTCATCGATTCCGGCCATGACAGGCGGCGGCTGTCGGTGATGAAATCGGTTCCGGGTATTGTTAGTCGAAGTTACAGGAACCAGAGGAAGAGTAATCGGCGGCGGAAGGTGGTCGTCAATGAATTGGGTGGCCAGTATGAAGACACTTTTGAGGACGTTAAAGTG CAAATACTCAACTATTTCACGTACAAGGCTGTGAGGACAGTTATGAACCAACTCTATGAAATGAATCCCACACAATATAGGTGGTTTTACGA TTTTGTTGTAACAAACAAGCCTGGAGATGGGAAGAGATTCCTTCGCACCCTTGGCAAG GAGAGGCACGAGCTTGCTGAAAGGGTGATGGTGACAAGGCTTCATCTCTATGGAAAATGGGTAAAG AAATGTGATCATGCTGAAATATACAAAGAGATATCTGACCAAAACTTGGAGTTGATGCGTGAACGTCTTATTGAGACTGTGATATGGCCCTCAGACGACACCAACACAGAAAAGATCGGATAA
- the LOC133790443 gene encoding uncharacterized protein LOC133790443, whose protein sequence is MPTSASPPPSASDISVAVSATRRHSDLLPRLTSSDSHVQVKALRELKNRIIGNRTKKLFFIKLGLVPAVADILGSKAEAVVRDDRDSDLLIQSAAVIGSFACGFDAGVHAVLDAGVFPSLVRLLSHRDEKVVDAGARSLRMIYQSKLAPKYEFIQQKNMEFLLSLLNSENENVTGLGASIIMHSCKTVAEQKALCQAGVLKKFIGLLQGSLSQRDASLESLATIIKNNVEAVSEFVGSDSGRSLSSVIELTTDRYPRTRLLASLCLIVIRNTCPCYLQDIAIKTKLVHLLLELHDDPGQVGDEASFAFSSLIAGREDLQKLAFEANAIDKLYNHLQKGALHPKRVEGILLALADLCSKLDSCRFKFLTLKALNLVIDGLTQDSSAVRAAACICLKSVSRSIKSLCAGDFMDETIVFPLVQLLQDPSTSVQVAALSAIGNIVLDFTKRRSIFIRCGGATQLVQLSKSMDSALRLNALWALRNLMFLADTTCKESIFGELEASSLASLVCDSEPVVQEQALALVRNLIDGCANCIEFVFAEDGIILHAVGRKLQSVPKVEIAIQGMYLLCNVASGNEFHKDAVMNQLVKQTDNGVVQSFMIEFLQSSDSRLRTAAVWTIINLTFPSVPGASDRASKLRNAGIFSQVKSMVNDPCPEVKLRIRTALGQFTTSGDGST, encoded by the exons ATGCCCACCTCAGCCTCACCACCGCCCTCCGCCTCCGACATCAGCGTCGCTGTGTCCGCCACGCGCCGCCATTCGGACCTCCTTCCTAGACTAACCTCCTCCGACTCCCATGTTCAGGTCAAGGCTCTCAGGGAGCTCAAGAACCGCATCATCGGGAATCGGACTAAGAAGCTTTTTTTCATTAAGCTCGGCTTAGTTCCTGCTGTAGCCGATATCCTCGGCTCCAAAGCCGAAGCCGTTGTCCGAGACGATCGTGACTCCGATCTTCTTATCCAGTCCGCTGCTGTCATTGGTAGCTTTGCATGCGGCTTCGACGCCGGAGTCCATGCCGTCCTCGATGCCGGAGTGTTCCCTAGCCTCGTTAGACTCTTATCTCATCGTGATGAGAAG GTTGTGGATGCCGGGGCTCGATCTTTGCGAATGATATATCAATCAAAGCTTGCACCAAAATATGAATTTATTCAACAGAAAAACATGGAGTTTCTTCTTTCGTTATTGAATAGTGAGAATGAAAATGTAACTGGGCTTGGTGCAAGCATTATAATGCATTCTTGCAAGACAGTCGCAGAGCAGAAGGCATTGTGTCAAGCTGGGGTTCTAAAGAAATTTATTGGCCTTCTTCAGGGTTCTCTAAGTCAGAGAGATGCTAGTTTGGAGTCTTTAGCTACTATTATAAAAAACaatgttgaagctgtttctgagTTTGTGGGATCGGATAGTGGAAGATCTTTGAGTTCTGTGATTGAGTTAACAACGGATAGGTATCCTCGGACAAGATTACTGGCCTCTTTGTGCTTGATTGTTATAAGGAACACTTGTCCTTGCTACCTGCAAGATATAGCCATCAAAACCAAGTTGGTGCATCTTTTACTTGAGCTTCATGATGATCCTGGTCAAGTCGGAGACGAAGCCTCCTTTGCCTTTTCTAGTTTAATAGCTGGAAGGGAGGATCTTCAAAAACTAGCATTTGAGGCTAATGCCATTGATAAACTGTACAACCACTTGCAGAAAGGTGCACTACATCCCAAACGTGTTGAAGGCATATTGTTGGCATTGGCTGATCTATGCTCAAAGTTGGATAGCTGCAGGTTTAAGTTCCTTACACTGAAG GCATTGAACTTGGTAATAGATGGGCTAACTCAAGATAGTTCTGCTGTACGTGCTGCAGCTTGCATTTGCTTAAAAAGTGTCTCTCGATCAATCAAG AGTTTGTGTGCAGGAGATTTCATGGATGAAACAATTGTATTTCCCTTGGTTCAACTTTTACAGGATCCTTCTACTTCTGTCCAG GTTGCAGCTCTCAGTGCTATTGGCAACATTGTTCTTGATTTTACCAAACGTAGGTCCATTTTCATACGATGTGGAGGTGCAACACAACTAGTTCAGTTATCAAAATCAATGGATTCAGCTTTGAGATTAAATGCCTTGTGGGCCTTAAGAAACTTGATGTTTCTTGCGGATACCACATGTAAGGAAAGCATATTTGGAGAACTTGAAGCTTCCTCATTGGCAAGCCTTGTCTGTG ATTCTGAGCCTGTAGTCCAGGAGCAAGCTCTGGCACTTGTCCGAAATCTTATTGATGGATGTGCGAACTGTATTGAGTTCGTATTTGCTGAAGACGGTATTATTTTACATGCCGTTGGAAGGAAATTGCAGAGTGTTCCTAAAGTTGAAATTGCTATACAG GGAATGTATTTGCTCTGCAATGTTGCAAGTGGGAACGAATTTCACAAGGATGCCGTAATGAACCAACTTGTTAAACAAACAGACAATGGGGTGGTGCAATCTTTTATGATTGAGTTTTTGCAGAGCAGCGACAGTCGATTACGTACAGCTGCTGTCTGGACCATAATAAATCTCACTTTTCCATCAGTTCCCGGTGCATCTGATCGTGCATCAAAACTAAGAAATGCTGGCATATTTTCTCAAGTAAAGAGCATGGTCAATGATCCTTGCCCAGAAGTAAAG CTTCGCATAAGAACAGCACTTGGGCAATTTACGACTTCTGGTGATGGTTCAACATGA
- the LOC133790446 gene encoding protein DETOXIFICATION 42, whose product MLAEKEDSSYPCDKSMRLPTCIFFKDARFVFKLDKLGVEIASIALPAALALTADPIASLVDTAFIGQIGSVELAAVGVSIALFNQVSRIAIFPLVSVTTSFVAEEDTIGRVKPQPQPQEETENLEQEHLIAENSTGYNESNLKSDHESFDIEAVENGKRHIPSASSAMVIGGILGLIQAIFLISGAKPLLNFMGVGSDSPMLKPAQLYLTLRSLGAPAVLLSLAMQGVFRGFKDTKTPLYAIVVGDVTNIILDPIFIFVLRLGVGGAAIAHVISQYLISIILLWRLMNKVDLLPPSIKHLQFGRFLKNGFLLLMRVIAVTFCVTLAASLAARQGSISMAAFQVCLQVWLATSLLADGLAVAGQAILASSFANKDYDKATATASRVLQLGLVLGLVLAIFLGVGMQYGARLFTSDVNVLHLIGIGIPFVAATQPINALAFVFDGVNFGASDFAYSAYSMVMVAALSILCLFVLSSTNGFVGIWVALTIYMSLRTFAGFWRIGTGTGPWKFLHSRT is encoded by the exons ATGTTGGCTGAAAAAGAGGACTCGTCATATCCATGTGATAAGAGCATGAGACTTCCCACATGCATTTTCTTCAAGGATGCCAG ATTTGTGTTTAAATTAGATAAACTTGGTGTGGAAATAGCTTCAATTGCATTACCAGCTGCACTGGCTTTGACAGCTGATCCAATTGCTTCTTTAGTGGACACAGCATTCATAGGCCAAATCG GATCAGTGGAGCTTGCTGCTGTTGGAGTTTCTATTGCTTTGTTCAATCAAGTGTCGCGAATTGCGATATTCCCACTTGTCAGTGTCACAACCTCTTTTGTTGCTGAAGAAGACACCATTGGAAGAGTGAAACCTCAACCACAACCACAGGAGGAGACTGAGAACCTTGAACAAGAACACCTGATAGCAGAAAATA GTACTGGTTACAATGAATCCAACTTAAAATCAGATCATGAAAGCTTTGATATAGAGGCAGTCGAAAATGGCAAAAGGCATATTCCATCAGCCTCATCAGCTATGGTTATTGGGGGTATCCTAGGCCTCATCCAAGCCATATTCCTCATATCTGGAGCTAAACCTCTGCTCAACTTCATGGGAGTTGGTTCT GATTCACCTATGCTAAAGCCTGCACAGCTGTACTTGACACTGAGGTCGCTTGGTGCTCCTGCAGTTCTTCTTTCTCTAGCAATGCAAGGCGTCTTCCGTGGATTTAAGGACACGAAAACACCTTTATATGCCATTG TTGTAGGAGATGTGACAAATATAATTTTGGATCCGATTTTTATCTTTGTTCTTCGCCTTGGTGTTGGCGGTGCAGCCATTGCCCATGTCATTTCTCA GTACTTAATTTCAATCATACTGCTATGGAGATTGATGAATAAAGTTGATCTGTTGCCCCCAAGTATTAAACACCTTCAATTTGGTAGATTTCTCAAAAATG GTTTTCTGTTATTAATGAGGGTAATAGCTGTCACATTCTGTGTAACTCTAGCTGCATCACTGGCTGCGCGCCAAGGTTCCATATCCATGGCGGCTTTTCAGGTCTGCCTTCAGGTTTGGTTGGCAACATCTCTTCTTGCAGATGGGCTGGCAGTTGCTGGGCAG GCAATACTTGCAAGTTCATTTGCAAACAAAGACTATGACAAGGCGACCGCCACTGCATCCAGAGTATTGCAG TTGGGATTGGTTCTGGGATTGGTGCTTGCAATATTCCTTGGAGTGGGAATGCAGTATGGAGCCAGATTATTTACAAGTGATGTAAATGTTCTCCATCTCATCGGCATAGGCATTCCG TTTGTTGCAGCAACTCAACCCATCAATGCCTTGGCTTTTGTTTTTGATGGTGTCAACTTTGGAGCATCTGATTTTGCATATTCAGCTTACTCCATG GTTATGGTGGCTGCTCTCAGCATCTTATGTCTGTTTGTTCTTTCTTCCACAAATGGTTTTGTTGGAATATGGGTTGCTTTGACTATCTACATGAGTCTTAGAACATTTGCTGGATTTTGGAG GATAGGAACAGGGACTGGACCTTGGAAATTTTTACACTCCAGGACCtaa